The following are encoded in a window of Bradyrhizobium barranii subsp. barranii genomic DNA:
- a CDS encoding DUF2130 domain-containing protein has translation MHEIICPHCAKAFKVDESGYADILKQVRDADFAKQLHERLELAERDKQSAVELAKAQVASDLQKTAAAKDAEIQELKSKLEASGVSQKLAVTEALSAVEKERDRLANALAESEREKKAASELAEALLASEQHKITAAKEKEIQELKAKLQAVELEKKLAVTEAVGAIEKERDELKNGIKQVQLEKQLSEQSLKDKYETQIKDRDDAIERLKDMKARLSTKMVGETLEQHCETEFNRVRSMAFPRAYFEKDNDARTGSKGDYIFRDSDEAGTGIISIMFEMKNECDKTATKSKNEDFLKELDRDRTEKGCEYAILVSLLEPDNELYNTGIVDVFHRYPKMYVIRPQFFLPMITLLRNAAINSLKYKTELALVKAQNIDITQFESQLETFKTAFSKNFDLASRHFQTAIAEIDKSIDHLQKTKDALIGADRNLRLANDKAQDVTIKKLTKGNPTMAAKFAELKTPPAEAAE, from the coding sequence ATGCACGAGATCATCTGTCCCCACTGTGCCAAGGCCTTCAAGGTCGATGAATCCGGCTATGCCGACATTCTGAAGCAGGTCCGCGACGCCGATTTCGCAAAGCAACTGCACGAACGGCTGGAATTGGCCGAGCGCGACAAGCAAAGCGCGGTGGAGCTGGCCAAGGCCCAAGTTGCCAGCGATCTGCAGAAGACCGCCGCTGCCAAGGATGCCGAAATCCAGGAGTTGAAGTCCAAGCTCGAGGCCAGTGGAGTTTCGCAGAAGCTCGCGGTGACCGAAGCGCTTAGCGCCGTCGAAAAGGAGCGTGACAGACTCGCGAACGCGCTGGCCGAGTCCGAGCGCGAGAAGAAGGCCGCCTCGGAGCTTGCCGAGGCGCTTCTGGCCAGCGAGCAGCACAAGATCACTGCCGCCAAGGAAAAGGAAATCCAAGAGCTGAAGGCCAAGCTTCAGGCCGTCGAGCTGGAGAAGAAGCTCGCCGTGACCGAAGCCGTCGGCGCTATCGAGAAAGAGCGCGATGAGCTGAAGAACGGCATCAAGCAGGTCCAGCTTGAAAAGCAGCTGTCCGAGCAGTCGCTCAAGGACAAGTATGAAACCCAGATCAAGGATCGGGACGACGCGATCGAACGCCTCAAGGATATGAAGGCCCGTCTCTCGACCAAGATGGTCGGCGAGACCCTCGAACAGCACTGCGAGACCGAGTTCAACCGGGTTCGCTCGATGGCGTTTCCGCGGGCCTATTTCGAGAAAGACAACGACGCCCGGACCGGCAGTAAGGGCGACTACATCTTCCGCGACTCGGATGAGGCCGGCACCGGGATCATCTCGATCATGTTCGAGATGAAGAACGAGTGCGACAAAACCGCCACGAAAAGCAAGAACGAAGATTTTCTCAAGGAGCTCGACCGGGATCGCACCGAAAAGGGCTGCGAATACGCCATCCTGGTCTCATTGCTCGAACCAGATAACGAGCTTTACAATACGGGCATCGTTGATGTCTTCCATCGCTACCCGAAAATGTATGTCATCCGGCCGCAGTTCTTCCTGCCGATGATTACGCTGCTGCGGAATGCGGCGATCAACTCGCTCAAATACAAGACCGAGCTCGCGCTTGTGAAGGCGCAGAATATCGACATCACTCAGTTTGAGAGCCAGCTCGAAACGTTCAAGACCGCATTCTCGAAGAACTTCGATCTTGCGTCCCGGCACTTCCAGACCGCAATCGCTGAGATCGATAAGTCGATTGATCACCTGCAGAAGACCAAGGACGCCTTGATTGGTGCGGACCGCAATCTCCGTCTTGCGAACGACAAGGCGCAGGATGTGACGATCAAGAAGCTGACAAAGGGCAATCCGACGATGGCGGCGAAATTTGCGGAGCTTAAGACCCCGCCTGCGGAAGCCGCGGAGTGA
- a CDS encoding SDR family oxidoreductase — translation MSIQANPTEFAGKRVLISGGTKGLGRATVDRFLAGGARVITAARGDLEPIDGVEFVQADLTTAEGGEALAKAALERFGGIDILAHNLGGSAMPPGGFVALTDDIWLSELNLNLLATVRLDRLLIPQMIERGNGAVVHVTSTQSVLPLPESTTAYAAAKAALRTYSKSISKELGPKGVRVNIVCPGWIMTEGAVELVKNMQAANGGTYEEARQAVMGWIGGIPIGRGAEPYEVAEAIAFLASDRASSIHGTELVVDGGTVPTV, via the coding sequence ATGAGCATCCAGGCTAATCCGACCGAATTCGCCGGGAAGCGCGTGCTCATCAGCGGCGGCACCAAGGGTCTGGGCCGGGCCACCGTCGACCGCTTCCTTGCCGGCGGCGCCCGCGTGATCACGGCCGCCCGCGGAGACCTGGAGCCCATCGATGGCGTCGAGTTCGTCCAGGCGGATCTGACCACGGCCGAAGGCGGGGAAGCCCTGGCCAAGGCGGCGCTCGAGCGTTTTGGCGGGATCGATATTCTGGCCCATAATCTCGGGGGCTCGGCTATGCCGCCAGGCGGCTTCGTGGCACTGACCGACGACATCTGGCTCTCGGAGCTAAACTTGAACCTTTTGGCGACGGTTCGTCTTGATCGCCTCCTGATCCCGCAGATGATTGAGCGAGGCAATGGCGCGGTGGTGCACGTTACCTCGACCCAGTCGGTGCTGCCCCTGCCAGAGTCGACGACAGCCTATGCCGCCGCCAAGGCAGCGCTGAGGACCTACAGCAAGTCCATTTCCAAAGAACTGGGTCCAAAGGGTGTCCGGGTCAACATCGTCTGTCCCGGCTGGATCATGACCGAGGGCGCCGTTGAGCTGGTGAAGAATATGCAGGCTGCCAATGGCGGCACGTACGAGGAAGCGCGGCAAGCTGTCATGGGCTGGATCGGCGGAATCCCGATCGGACGTGGGGCCGAGCCATATGAGGTCGCCGAAGCAATCGCCTTCCTGGCCTCGGATCGCGCCTCCTCAATCCATGGCACGGAGCTCGTGGTCGATGGCGGCACCGTTCCAACCGTCTGA
- a CDS encoding IS1380-like element ISBdi2 family transposase encodes MTDDTIPPFSFPAVHAKKVTAAFDGGRLTSNGGVMLLAMAERRLGLADNLARVFPDRRDPTRVVHSLVDMFRARMFAICCGYEDADDLDHLRSDPAFKLACGRLPDTGRDLCSQPTLSRLENAPRLRDVIRLTYTLVDAWMDSYPREPASVTLDIDDTCDVVHGHQQLSLFNAHYDERCFLPIHVYDTEKSRPVAVVLRPGKTPGGVEVRAHLRRLVRHIRTRWHNTQITFRGDGHYARPEAMAWCETNGIDYIFGLSGTKPLARKVDEVADDIRTRRAIENLPVLRGYTETRHKAKSWDRERRTVARIEATMLGLDIRFVVTSLDVGSAEWIYDSLYCARGQAENLIKLHKTQLASDRTSCRSALANQVRLVLHTAAYWLMLTVRDAIPKARELAAAEFATLRLRLLKIAARVVETTSRIRLAFAAACPEADLICGLPGALLPLGP; translated from the coding sequence ATGACCGACGATACGATTCCGCCCTTCTCGTTTCCAGCCGTTCACGCCAAGAAAGTCACAGCTGCCTTCGATGGTGGGCGCCTAACCTCGAACGGGGGCGTGATGCTTCTGGCGATGGCCGAGCGGCGTCTCGGTTTGGCCGACAATTTGGCCCGGGTGTTCCCGGATCGGCGCGATCCGACGCGGGTCGTGCACAGCCTGGTCGATATGTTCCGCGCGCGCATGTTCGCGATCTGCTGCGGCTACGAGGACGCCGACGACCTCGATCATCTGCGGTCCGATCCGGCATTCAAGCTGGCCTGCGGTCGCCTACCGGACACGGGCCGGGATTTGTGTTCCCAGCCGACGCTGTCGCGGCTGGAGAATGCTCCGCGCCTGCGCGACGTGATCCGGCTGACCTACACTTTGGTCGACGCATGGATGGATAGCTACCCGCGCGAGCCGGCATCCGTCACGCTCGACATCGATGATACCTGCGACGTCGTCCACGGCCATCAGCAGCTCTCGCTGTTCAACGCTCATTATGACGAACGCTGCTTCCTGCCGATCCACGTCTACGACACGGAGAAGAGCCGGCCCGTGGCCGTCGTGCTGCGGCCCGGCAAGACGCCGGGCGGCGTCGAGGTGCGTGCCCATCTGCGCCGCCTGGTACGGCATATCCGGACGCGATGGCACAACACGCAAATTACGTTCCGTGGCGACGGGCACTATGCCCGGCCGGAGGCCATGGCGTGGTGCGAGACCAACGGCATCGACTACATCTTCGGTCTGTCCGGCACCAAGCCTCTCGCCAGAAAAGTCGACGAGGTCGCCGACGACATCCGCACGCGACGCGCCATCGAGAACCTGCCGGTTCTGCGTGGCTATACCGAGACGCGCCACAAGGCAAAGTCCTGGGATCGCGAACGGCGCACTGTCGCCCGTATTGAGGCGACGATGCTCGGCCTCGACATCCGCTTCGTCGTCACCAGCCTCGATGTCGGCTCGGCCGAGTGGATCTACGACAGCCTGTATTGCGCGCGCGGCCAAGCCGAGAATCTGATCAAGCTGCATAAGACGCAGCTCGCCTCCGATCGCACCAGCTGCCGTTCGGCGCTCGCCAACCAGGTCCGTCTCGTGCTCCATACGGCCGCTTATTGGCTGATGCTGACCGTGCGCGACGCCATTCCCAAAGCCCGGGAATTGGCCGCTGCCGAGTTCGCGACGCTGCGTCTTCGGCTCTTGAAAATCGCCGCCCGTGTCGTCGAGACCACGAGCCGCATTCGCCTTGCGTTTGCCGCGGCATGTCCCGAAGCCGACCTGATCTGCGGCTTGCCCGGCGCGCTGCTGCCGCTCGGTCCTTGA
- a CDS encoding transposase gives MKKTRRKIDAALKAKIALEALREQSTVTDLAQRYQVHVNQIYAWKKQLQDQTVRAFDAGAGRDGGPRTGGREAPRQDRTIDGRARFLSQEVRKMSAPDRRGLLQRDHEGLSRPIRESAAFGPD, from the coding sequence ATGAAGAAGACGAGACGGAAAATCGATGCAGCGCTGAAGGCAAAGATCGCCTTGGAGGCGCTGCGAGAACAGTCAACGGTGACGGATCTGGCGCAGCGCTACCAGGTGCATGTGAACCAGATTTATGCGTGGAAGAAGCAGCTTCAGGATCAGACGGTTCGGGCGTTCGACGCGGGCGCTGGTCGGGATGGCGGCCCACGAACTGGAGGTCGAGAAGCTCCACGCCAAGATCGGACAATTGACGGTCGAGCGAGATTTCTTAGCCAGGAGGTCCGGAAGATGAGCGCGCCGGATCGCCGAGGATTGCTTCAGCGCGATCATGAGGGTCTATCCCGTCCTATTCGTGAGAGTGCGGCTTTTGGGCCCGATTGA
- a CDS encoding recombinase family protein has translation MKRATSRKDSTNSRRQIYRSREGRGLAKIRSFASGQQNPMCVYGYARVSTSSQELDIQLAQLDAAGCERVFCEKESGTKDNRRVLSQLLRRLRPGDVVIVSAHDRLTRGGPFKMLSILAEITSRGAAYKSLAEPWADTTHELGEVLAALVGYIARKTREDIIRRTSAGRERARQNGVRFGRKPKLTMAQREAALARRRAGENQKAIAQAFNVISRLKSTSSNA, from the coding sequence ATGAAACGCGCAACCTCGCGAAAAGATTCAACAAACTCCCGCCGCCAGATTTATCGTAGCCGTGAGGGAAGGGGGCTTGCAAAAATCAGGAGTTTTGCAAGCGGACAACAGAACCCCATGTGCGTCTATGGGTACGCCCGTGTCAGCACCAGCAGCCAAGAGCTGGACATACAACTCGCCCAACTCGACGCCGCCGGGTGCGAGAGGGTGTTTTGCGAAAAGGAAAGCGGCACCAAGGACAATCGCCGCGTGCTCTCCCAGCTCCTTCGGAGACTGCGGCCTGGTGATGTCGTGATTGTCTCGGCACACGATCGCCTGACGCGCGGCGGCCCTTTCAAGATGCTGAGCATCCTGGCTGAGATCACCTCACGTGGGGCCGCCTACAAATCGCTGGCCGAGCCGTGGGCGGATACGACGCACGAGCTTGGCGAGGTGCTGGCGGCTCTGGTTGGCTACATCGCCCGCAAGACCCGCGAAGACATCATTCGCCGTACCAGCGCCGGACGCGAGCGGGCCCGGCAGAATGGTGTGAGGTTTGGGCGCAAGCCGAAACTCACCATGGCGCAGCGCGAAGCCGCATTGGCGAGACGCCGGGCGGGAGAGAACCAAAAGGCCATTGCCCAGGCCTTCAACGTCATATCCCGGTTGAAGTCGACCAGCAGCAATGCGTAG
- a CDS encoding DUF1521 domain-containing protein: protein MAYLPVAGLPVVGALDSTVNGVGSEGVVASPAFSTLLGQYATPGAYQYLPAGAAVVVVPAGGVTTAVVAPAVVTPVVAAPVYMMAPPPPSMLLSQQSSGSEPSVDPVWTHEVKDGKATINLGDKYTITANEKDGTWTVRNNQTGHVTKIHGDPHVDANGDGKDDFDFKKDMTFQLDDGTKITVNNVDYGNGETISSKLTITNGHNAMVVEGLGDDKDGKNNLRVTQSNAGMTLDELTPDGAQTIHESGQGWVDGAGGVVNQASIDAGEQGRAPGNYQSAIATPATATPVFFVPPPPPPLAMVPLAVAQTPAPSSQPAPVWSHEVKDGKATINLGDKYTITADEKDGTWTVRNNQTGHVSRIHGDPHVDANGDGKDDFDFKKGMTFQLDDGTKITVDTVDYGKGKTISSKLTITNGDNAMVVEGLGDDKDGKNNLKVTQSNAGRTLDQLTSDGAQTIHETNQGWVDNSGRKVTQSVINHNENPDAPPDFKTMMREAMFRRIFGRDAQPA from the coding sequence ATGGCGTATCTTCCCGTGGCCGGTCTCCCCGTGGTCGGCGCACTCGATTCGACGGTGAATGGGGTGGGGTCAGAGGGGGTGGTTGCCAGCCCAGCTTTCAGCACACTGTTGGGACAGTATGCCACGCCGGGTGCCTACCAGTACCTGCCGGCAGGCGCTGCCGTCGTTGTCGTTCCTGCAGGTGGCGTCACAACCGCTGTCGTGGCTCCGGCGGTCGTCACTCCAGTCGTGGCTGCTCCCGTGTACATGATGGCTCCGCCTCCTCCTTCCATGCTGTTGAGCCAGCAAAGTTCGGGTTCGGAGCCTTCCGTCGATCCGGTATGGACGCATGAGGTCAAGGATGGCAAGGCCACGATCAACCTCGGCGACAAATATACGATCACAGCCAATGAGAAGGATGGCACCTGGACCGTTCGCAACAACCAGACCGGCCATGTCACGAAGATCCATGGCGATCCCCATGTTGACGCTAACGGGGACGGCAAGGATGACTTCGACTTCAAGAAAGATATGACCTTCCAGCTCGACGATGGGACCAAGATTACCGTCAATAATGTCGACTACGGTAATGGTGAGACCATCTCCTCAAAGCTGACCATTACGAACGGCCACAACGCGATGGTTGTGGAGGGGCTCGGCGACGACAAGGATGGCAAAAACAATCTGAGGGTGACTCAGTCCAACGCTGGCATGACTCTTGATGAGCTGACACCCGATGGTGCCCAGACGATCCATGAGAGCGGCCAAGGCTGGGTCGATGGCGCCGGCGGCGTGGTGAATCAGGCGAGTATCGATGCCGGCGAACAGGGTCGCGCGCCGGGCAACTACCAGTCTGCAATCGCAACGCCTGCCACTGCAACACCCGTGTTCTTCGTTCCTCCTCCACCGCCGCCTCTTGCGATGGTTCCGCTTGCCGTCGCTCAGACGCCAGCGCCGTCATCTCAGCCAGCGCCAGTGTGGTCGCACGAGGTCAAGGACGGCAAGGCGACGATCAACCTTGGTGATAAGTATACGATCACAGCCGATGAGAAGGACGGCACCTGGACCGTTAGGAACAACCAGACCGGCCATGTCTCGAGGATCCACGGCGATCCTCACGTCGATGCTAATGGCGACGGCAAGGACGATTTCGACTTCAAGAAAGGTATGACCTTCCAGCTCGACGACGGCACGAAGATTACGGTGGACACGGTCGATTATGGCAAGGGAAAAACCATCTCCTCGAAGCTCACCATCACCAACGGCGACAATGCCATGGTTGTGGAGGGACTCGGCGACGACAAGGATGGGAAAAACAATCTGAAGGTCACGCAGTCTAATGCTGGGCGGACGCTTGATCAGCTGACGTCCGATGGAGCTCAGACAATCCATGAGACAAATCAGGGGTGGGTTGACAACTCCGGACGCAAGGTGACGCAGTCGGTGATCAACCACAATGAGAACCCGGATGCGCCGCCGGATTTCAAGACGATGATGCGCGAGGCCATGTTCCGGCGCATTTTCGGTCGCGATGCACAGCCGGCATGA
- a CDS encoding recombinase family protein: MIVSALDRLTRGGPFKMLSILAEITSRGAAYKSLAEPWADTTHELGEVLAALVGYIARKTREDIIRRTSAGRERARRNGVRFGRKPKLSMAQREAALARRRAGENQKAIAKAFNVSCSTISRLKPTDTAS, translated from the coding sequence GTGATTGTCTCGGCGCTGGATCGCCTGACGCGCGGCGGCCCTTTCAAGATGCTGAGCATCCTGGCTGAGATCACCTCACGTGGGGCCGCCTACAAATCCCTGGCCGAGCCCTGGGCGGATACGACGCACGAGCTTGGCGAGGTACTGGCGGCTCTGGTTGGCTACATCGCCCGCAAGACCCGCGAAGACATCATTCGCCGTACCAGCGCGGGGCGCGAGCGGGCCCGCCGGAATGGTGTGAGGTTCGGGCGCAAGCCGAAACTCAGCATGGCACAACGCGAAGCAGCGTTGGCGAGACGCCGGGCGGGAGAGAACCAGAAGGCCATTGCCAAGGCCTTCAACGTCAGTTGCTCGACAATTTCCCGGTTGAAGCCAACAGACACCGCCAGCTAA
- a CDS encoding EAL domain-containing response regulator, whose translation MNHISHIGQTRAGWFGHRKLTPRACIADSKKHLRTFLAEALEDLGFITSECGQALELDTVLDAERPDLLVLGVSVDGIEVSKILETLVRKDYGGKVLVIGQPDSIIVKAVRQIGDEYGIAMLPALSTPFSAGTLRDSLASLMPLEPAPSPAVDVPEALKASSLELWYQQKLHLRTLVPSGAEALIRMRHPAWGVVPPAYFIPDESDPHFHALSEFVIARAIADWRYLLGQIGPVDLSINLPISFLADDAAVRELCYRIPDHAAFAGLLIEIDSAEVIDNLDLAIDVARRVRLHNIGISIDNVGAKWPSLLGLPNFPFVQLKVDHQYVTGCADQRLKQTVCRRIVELAHDSGAQVIAQGVETRADFLAAHEMDFDQVQGYLFGKPMGVKKFARSRTHFSEKEPIVLRHGA comes from the coding sequence ATGAACCACATCAGTCACATCGGACAAACGCGAGCCGGATGGTTCGGACATCGCAAGCTGACCCCACGCGCATGCATTGCGGACAGCAAAAAACACCTTCGGACCTTCCTCGCAGAGGCGCTGGAAGACCTCGGCTTCATCACCAGCGAATGCGGCCAGGCTTTGGAACTCGACACCGTGCTGGACGCGGAACGGCCCGATCTTCTGGTGCTCGGCGTGTCCGTGGATGGCATCGAAGTCAGTAAAATTCTCGAGACTTTGGTGAGAAAGGACTACGGCGGCAAGGTCCTCGTCATCGGCCAGCCGGACTCGATCATCGTCAAAGCGGTTCGGCAGATCGGCGATGAATACGGCATCGCCATGCTGCCGGCCCTCTCCACCCCGTTCAGCGCCGGAACCCTTCGTGACAGTCTTGCGTCATTGATGCCGCTCGAGCCCGCACCGAGCCCGGCAGTGGATGTGCCCGAAGCGCTGAAAGCCAGCTCGCTCGAGCTGTGGTATCAGCAGAAACTTCATCTCCGGACATTGGTTCCGAGCGGCGCCGAGGCGCTGATCCGGATGCGCCATCCCGCATGGGGCGTCGTGCCGCCGGCCTACTTCATCCCCGACGAAAGCGATCCGCATTTTCATGCGCTGTCCGAGTTCGTGATCGCGCGCGCGATCGCGGACTGGCGCTATCTGCTCGGGCAGATCGGACCGGTCGATCTCTCGATCAACCTGCCGATCTCGTTTCTGGCCGACGATGCTGCGGTGCGCGAGCTTTGCTACCGGATTCCGGATCATGCGGCGTTCGCCGGCCTGCTGATCGAGATCGACAGCGCCGAGGTGATCGACAATCTCGACCTGGCGATCGATGTCGCCCGGCGCGTTCGCCTGCACAATATCGGCATCTCGATCGACAATGTCGGCGCGAAGTGGCCATCCTTGCTGGGATTGCCGAACTTTCCGTTCGTCCAGCTGAAGGTCGACCATCAATACGTCACCGGTTGCGCGGATCAGCGCCTCAAGCAGACGGTGTGCCGGCGTATCGTCGAGCTCGCACACGACTCCGGCGCGCAGGTAATTGCGCAGGGGGTCGAGACGCGCGCGGACTTTCTTGCCGCACATGAGATGGATTTCGATCAGGTCCAGGGTTACCTGTTCGGCAAGCCGATGGGCGTCAAGAAGTTCGCCCGCTCGCGCACGCACTTCTCGGAGAAAGAGCCGATCGTCCTGAGGCATGGCGCCTAG
- a CDS encoding LysR family transcriptional regulator yields MVARRGKFRTAALELGVSTTALSNAVGKLERALGIRLFNRTTRSVSLTEAGQQFVAQVAPAVREIHEAMEVARSQQATPSGTLRINAFPTAAREIFTSLVLPFLRAHPQVHIDIVTEGRLVDIVAGGFDLGVRSSDLVPADMIALPFGGVRRNVVVGSPSYLEAHGTPMVPQDLAEHSCLRVRLPDGAIYRWPFEKDGQSVHIDVDGAITLDEASLARTAALASVGLTLAMESDVRNDIEAGRLVRVLEDWTPTLSPLSLYYPSRRNPTAAFKAFVDFARRQSGANTLSTVA; encoded by the coding sequence ATGGTCGCCCGCAGGGGCAAGTTTCGCACGGCTGCGCTTGAGCTCGGGGTTTCAACGACCGCGCTCAGCAATGCCGTTGGAAAGCTGGAGCGCGCGCTCGGCATACGGCTCTTCAACCGGACAACGCGAAGCGTCTCATTGACGGAGGCAGGCCAGCAGTTCGTCGCGCAAGTTGCTCCGGCCGTGCGGGAAATTCATGAGGCGATGGAGGTTGCGCGCTCTCAACAGGCCACCCCTTCGGGCACGCTGCGCATCAATGCCTTTCCGACAGCGGCGCGGGAGATCTTCACTTCGCTCGTCCTGCCGTTTCTGCGCGCGCACCCCCAGGTCCATATCGATATCGTCACGGAGGGCCGCCTGGTGGACATTGTCGCGGGCGGCTTCGACCTCGGCGTTCGTAGCTCAGACCTCGTGCCCGCGGACATGATCGCACTCCCGTTTGGGGGTGTAAGGCGCAACGTTGTGGTGGGCTCACCGAGCTATTTGGAGGCGCACGGTACGCCCATGGTCCCTCAGGACCTTGCCGAGCACTCTTGTCTTCGCGTCCGGCTTCCCGATGGCGCGATCTACCGCTGGCCCTTCGAGAAGGACGGACAATCGGTCCATATCGACGTTGATGGCGCCATCACTCTCGACGAAGCGAGCCTTGCACGCACCGCCGCCCTTGCTTCCGTCGGCCTCACCCTGGCGATGGAATCGGACGTGCGAAACGACATCGAAGCAGGCCGCCTTGTGCGCGTGCTCGAGGACTGGACGCCCACGCTTTCGCCCTTGAGTCTCTACTATCCGAGCCGCCGAAACCCGACCGCCGCGTTCAAGGCGTTCGTCGATTTCGCACGGCGGCAAAGTGGAGCCAATACCTTGAGCACGGTTGCATAG
- a CDS encoding ArdC family protein, giving the protein MSKERFDIHQHLTDRIVAAIEAGAGQWQMPWHRGSGGRAPVNISSGNAYRGVNVLALWVEAQVNGYGSHLWGTFRQWADKGASVRKGQKASYVVFYKEIEVEPGEGNEDERKSRLFARATPVFNADQVEGLERAPVVAVTELPDVDGFIASTKAAIVHGGHRAYYVPKLDEIHMPPRELFTGSATSSATEAYYSTLLHELTHWTGPAHRCARDLSGRFGTEAYAMEELVAELGAAFLCAELGIAVEPRADHAQYLAHWLKVLKADKRAIFTAASKAGEAVAFLRK; this is encoded by the coding sequence ATGAGCAAGGAACGCTTCGATATTCATCAGCATCTAACCGATCGCATCGTTGCGGCGATCGAGGCCGGCGCAGGCCAATGGCAAATGCCTTGGCATCGTGGCAGCGGCGGGCGCGCACCCGTCAATATCTCTTCCGGCAACGCCTACCGTGGCGTCAACGTTCTCGCCCTTTGGGTTGAGGCCCAGGTCAACGGCTACGGTTCGCACCTCTGGGGCACGTTCCGCCAGTGGGCCGACAAGGGCGCCAGCGTCCGCAAGGGCCAGAAGGCCTCCTACGTCGTTTTCTATAAGGAGATCGAGGTCGAGCCCGGCGAGGGCAACGAAGACGAACGCAAGAGCCGTCTGTTCGCCCGGGCGACCCCTGTGTTCAACGCCGACCAGGTTGAAGGCCTGGAGCGGGCTCCCGTGGTTGCCGTCACCGAGTTGCCGGATGTCGACGGGTTCATTGCCAGCACGAAAGCTGCGATCGTCCATGGTGGACACCGGGCCTACTACGTCCCCAAGCTGGACGAGATCCATATGCCGCCGCGTGAACTCTTCACCGGATCGGCGACATCAAGCGCGACCGAGGCCTACTACTCGACGCTGCTCCACGAACTGACCCATTGGACCGGCCCCGCTCACCGTTGCGCCCGTGACCTGTCGGGTCGTTTCGGGACTGAAGCCTACGCGATGGAAGAGTTGGTCGCCGAGTTGGGCGCCGCGTTCCTCTGCGCGGAGCTTGGGATCGCGGTTGAGCCACGCGCCGATCATGCCCAGTACCTGGCGCATTGGCTGAAGGTGCTGAAGGCCGACAAGCGGGCCATCTTCACCGCGGCATCCAAGGCAGGCGAAGCGGTCGCCTTTCTCCGCA
- a CDS encoding nuclear transport factor 2 family protein — protein MTLELPSPIAAYVAANARLDVDGMLSPFSREAVLFADGGRHEGYAGMRALFEEAVIPVKAIFTPDTIRHEDGQVVVEGLAHGDFKGSPIRFTYRFDLDGDLIKTLEITA, from the coding sequence ATGACACTCGAACTTCCATCACCGATTGCCGCGTATGTGGCCGCGAACGCTCGTCTCGATGTAGACGGAATGTTGAGCCCCTTCTCGCGCGAGGCGGTCCTTTTTGCTGATGGAGGCCGTCACGAGGGCTACGCTGGAATGCGGGCCCTGTTCGAAGAAGCGGTGATCCCGGTCAAAGCGATCTTCACGCCGGACACCATCCGGCACGAGGACGGACAGGTCGTTGTCGAAGGCCTTGCCCATGGGGACTTCAAGGGCAGTCCGATCCGCTTCACCTACCGCTTCGATCTCGACGGCGATTTGATCAAGACCTTGGAGATCACAGCATGA